A window of the Cystobacter fuscus genome harbors these coding sequences:
- a CDS encoding exopolysaccharide biosynthesis polyprenyl glycosylphosphotransferase → MTPSVPPPAPGKFTASGRFAAVNAAVKSLWMVPPRVMLQRRASRTLLMHALRASARVLLLLAADATAFVLARAALNAFQTSHRFEPLDAATRWAVPPLGSAGGWQMGAALVVGLLVAGAYHSGDDWRSPRKIVSGVLLAVGLVLWRDLWLRGIAPVVVHYITAVAGLGVALVGARRGLAWLIARLIRIPFFSSPAERVLLVGDPEALESRRVRERLEHFGVLDMMGWVSIQKSARVSGEDKLLGSLDDLWSVLQNNSADTVVLCGMLGDSQLRQLLEAVDSAGVRLLAVSRYDRLGGWVRPSPISYRAMPFMELTLPSLRAQQLWVKRIVDLVGAGLGLLLISPLLMLIAAAIKLDSRGPVFFAQERVGRGGRTFRMMKFRTMRVGADAEKAKLAHLNTSGDARLFKIPNDPRVTRVGAVLRKWSLDELPQLFNVLRGEMSIVGPRPFFESDLATYRDHHFGRLGARPGITGLWQVSGRSSITDFEEVVRLDCEYIHRWSLWLDIEILFRTLPAVLRRTGAY, encoded by the coding sequence GTGACCCCCTCGGTTCCCCCCCCTGCCCCAGGCAAGTTCACCGCGTCGGGCCGTTTCGCGGCGGTCAACGCGGCGGTCAAGTCGCTCTGGATGGTGCCGCCCCGGGTGATGTTGCAGCGCCGCGCCTCGCGCACGCTGCTGATGCACGCGCTGCGGGCCTCCGCCCGGGTGCTGTTGTTGCTGGCCGCGGATGCCACGGCCTTCGTGCTGGCGCGCGCCGCGCTGAATGCCTTTCAGACGAGTCACCGCTTCGAGCCACTCGACGCGGCCACGCGCTGGGCGGTGCCTCCGCTGGGTTCCGCGGGCGGCTGGCAGATGGGGGCCGCGCTCGTGGTGGGGCTGCTGGTGGCGGGGGCCTACCACTCGGGGGATGACTGGCGTTCGCCGCGGAAGATCGTCAGTGGCGTGTTGCTCGCCGTGGGCCTGGTGCTCTGGCGAGATCTGTGGCTGCGCGGCATCGCCCCCGTGGTGGTGCACTACATCACGGCGGTGGCGGGCCTCGGTGTCGCCCTGGTGGGGGCACGCCGGGGGCTGGCCTGGCTCATCGCCCGGCTGATCCGCATTCCCTTCTTCAGCTCGCCCGCCGAGCGGGTGCTGCTGGTGGGCGACCCGGAGGCCCTGGAGAGTCGCCGGGTGCGAGAGCGTCTGGAGCACTTCGGCGTGCTGGACATGATGGGCTGGGTGTCCATCCAGAAGAGCGCGCGGGTCTCCGGCGAGGACAAGCTGCTCGGCTCGTTGGACGACCTGTGGAGCGTGCTGCAGAACAACTCCGCGGACACCGTGGTGCTCTGCGGGATGCTCGGGGACTCGCAGCTCAGGCAGTTGCTCGAGGCGGTGGACTCCGCGGGCGTGCGGCTGCTCGCCGTGTCCCGATATGACCGGCTCGGCGGCTGGGTGCGCCCCTCGCCCATCTCCTACCGCGCCATGCCCTTCATGGAGCTGACGCTGCCGTCGCTGCGCGCGCAGCAGCTGTGGGTGAAGCGGATCGTGGACCTGGTGGGGGCGGGGCTGGGGCTCTTGCTCATCTCGCCGCTGCTCATGCTGATCGCGGCCGCCATCAAGCTCGACTCGCGCGGGCCCGTCTTCTTCGCCCAGGAGCGCGTGGGGCGCGGTGGCCGTACCTTCCGCATGATGAAGTTCCGCACCATGCGGGTGGGCGCGGACGCGGAGAAGGCGAAGCTGGCGCACCTGAATACCAGCGGGGACGCGCGCCTGTTCAAGATTCCCAATGATCCGCGCGTCACGCGCGTGGGGGCCGTGCTGCGCAAGTGGAGCCTGGACGAGCTGCCCCAGCTCTTCAACGTGCTGCGCGGGGAGATGTCCATCGTGGGGCCCCGGCCCTTCTTCGAGTCGGACCTGGCCACCTACCGCGACCACCACTTCGGCCGGCTGGGGGCCCGTCCGGGCATCACCGGCCTGTGGCAGGTCAGCGGCCGCAGCTCCATCACCGACTTCGAGGAGGTGGTGCGGCTGGACTGCGAGTACATCCACCGCTGGTCGCTCTGGCTGGACATTGAAATCCTCTTCCGCACGTTGCCAGCGGTGCTCCGGCGCACGGGCGCCTACTGA
- a CDS encoding O-acetylhomoserine aminocarboxypropyltransferase/cysteine synthase family protein, with protein sequence MSTKQTPSQHFETLSLHAGYEPEPTTGSRAVPIYQTTSYRFRNAQHAADLFALKEPGNIYTRITNPTTDVFEKRIAALEGGVGALAVASGQAAETIALLTLLKAGDEFVTATSLYGGTYNLFKVTLARLGIQARFADVNELETVRAAIGPRTKALYIESIGNPRLDIPDFEALGEIAREAGIPLIVDNTALSPALFNPLRHGAHIVVHSATKYIGGHGTSIGGVIVDGGNFPWNNGRFPEFTDPNPSYHGLRLHEALGPAAFIAKARLEGLRDLGPALSPFNAHAFILGLETLKLRVERHSQNALAVARWLRQHPKVEWVRYPGLEEDPSFPLAKKYLRNGSGGLVTFGVRGGVDAGRRLIDGVKLWSLLANIGDTRSLIIHPASTTHQQLTPEERLSTGVTDGLVRLSVGLEHIDDITADLEQALSEA encoded by the coding sequence ATGAGCACGAAGCAGACCCCCTCGCAGCACTTCGAGACGCTGTCGCTCCACGCCGGCTACGAGCCCGAGCCCACCACCGGCTCGCGCGCGGTGCCCATCTACCAGACGACGAGCTACCGCTTCCGCAACGCGCAGCACGCGGCGGACCTCTTCGCGCTCAAGGAGCCGGGCAACATCTACACGCGCATCACCAACCCCACCACGGACGTCTTCGAGAAGCGCATCGCCGCGCTCGAGGGCGGCGTGGGAGCGCTCGCGGTGGCGTCGGGCCAGGCCGCCGAGACGATCGCGCTGCTCACCCTCCTCAAGGCCGGAGACGAGTTCGTCACCGCCACCAGCCTCTACGGCGGCACGTACAACCTCTTCAAGGTGACGCTGGCGCGGCTGGGCATCCAGGCGCGCTTCGCGGACGTGAACGAGCTGGAGACGGTGCGCGCGGCCATCGGGCCCAGGACGAAGGCGCTCTACATCGAGTCCATCGGCAACCCGCGCCTGGACATCCCGGACTTCGAGGCGCTGGGGGAAATCGCCAGGGAGGCGGGCATCCCCCTCATCGTGGACAACACGGCGCTGTCCCCGGCGCTCTTCAACCCGCTGCGCCACGGGGCCCACATCGTGGTGCACAGCGCGACGAAGTACATCGGCGGCCATGGCACCTCCATTGGTGGCGTCATCGTGGATGGCGGCAACTTCCCCTGGAACAACGGCCGCTTCCCCGAGTTCACCGACCCCAACCCCAGCTACCACGGCCTGCGGCTGCACGAGGCGCTCGGCCCGGCGGCGTTCATCGCCAAGGCGCGCCTGGAGGGCCTGCGCGACCTCGGCCCCGCGCTCAGCCCCTTCAACGCGCACGCCTTCATCCTGGGCCTGGAGACACTCAAGCTGCGCGTGGAGCGCCACTCGCAGAACGCCCTGGCCGTGGCCCGCTGGCTGCGCCAGCACCCGAAGGTGGAGTGGGTGCGCTACCCTGGCCTGGAGGAGGATCCCTCCTTCCCGCTCGCGAAGAAGTACCTGCGCAACGGCTCGGGCGGCCTGGTGACGTTCGGGGTGCGCGGCGGCGTGGACGCGGGACGGCGGCTCATCGACGGCGTGAAGCTGTGGAGCCTGCTGGCCAACATCGGTGACACGCGCTCGCTCATCATCCACCCGGCGAGCACCACCCACCAGCAGCTCACCCCCGAGGAGCGCCTGAGCACCGGCGTGACGGACGGACTCGTCCGGCTGTCGGTGGGTCTGGAGCACATCGACGACATCACCGCGGACCTGGAGCAGGCGCTCTCGGAGGCCTGA
- a CDS encoding alpha/beta fold hydrolase, with amino-acid sequence MSAPTARVFDLPLPDLPLEAGARIRSHIARGWWWGPAGDLPWLQSRAHLLSEEAVRDNALEVVRRTRAELDERTDSLLHPERVAPDPSVPTVLLVHALTGDMRAGGPGGWWEPVIGPGRALDPERVRLLCFNNLGSCYGSSGPADEGFPRRVDDARFGPPAPLLKGDLRLDETHLPATITPWDQARAILQSLDALGIERVSLLTGGSLGGMIVLCLAVLAPERFERIAPIAAASESSAWVVGWNHVARQTLLADPGYPNNPERGLELARQLATLTYRAEPGMDAHHGRGRPRPGETQAPGWSSRGHYPIQSYLEHQGTKLRARFDARSYLALLGAMDHHDLSRSPEPNTRGTWGVPRIQASALCVGIEEDQLFPARHMEELTRSLSALGCHAEYAALSSPYGHDGFLIEWEPLDALLRRALALPPGGRTAAEVASGEEPRTEVSLVGDEAAALRPGVGAPPDLALHRLEPARAAHARGPGAHGRSGAPH; translated from the coding sequence ATGTCCGCTCCCACCGCCCGCGTCTTCGACCTTCCCCTGCCCGACCTGCCCCTCGAGGCCGGTGCCCGGATCCGCTCCCACATCGCGCGGGGCTGGTGGTGGGGACCCGCCGGGGATCTCCCCTGGCTCCAATCCCGCGCCCACCTCCTCTCCGAGGAAGCGGTGCGGGACAACGCGCTCGAGGTCGTGCGCCGCACCCGGGCCGAGCTGGACGAGCGGACCGACTCGCTCCTGCACCCGGAGCGCGTGGCCCCCGACCCGTCCGTGCCCACGGTGCTGCTCGTCCACGCGCTCACCGGGGACATGCGCGCCGGAGGGCCGGGCGGCTGGTGGGAGCCCGTCATCGGACCGGGCCGCGCGTTGGATCCCGAGCGGGTGCGGCTGCTGTGCTTCAACAACCTGGGCTCCTGCTATGGCAGCTCGGGCCCGGCGGACGAGGGCTTTCCCCGGCGCGTGGATGACGCGCGCTTCGGTCCCCCCGCGCCGCTGCTCAAGGGAGACCTGCGGCTCGACGAGACGCACCTCCCGGCGACGATCACCCCGTGGGATCAGGCGCGCGCCATCCTCCAGTCCCTGGACGCGCTGGGCATCGAGCGCGTGTCGCTCCTCACGGGCGGCTCGCTCGGGGGGATGATCGTCCTGTGCCTCGCGGTGCTGGCGCCCGAGCGCTTCGAGCGCATCGCGCCCATCGCCGCCGCGAGCGAGTCGAGCGCGTGGGTGGTGGGGTGGAACCACGTGGCGCGGCAGACCTTGCTGGCGGACCCCGGGTATCCGAACAACCCCGAGCGGGGACTGGAGCTGGCGCGCCAGCTCGCCACCCTCACCTACCGCGCGGAGCCGGGCATGGACGCGCACCACGGACGCGGTCGGCCCCGGCCCGGAGAGACCCAGGCCCCGGGCTGGTCCTCTCGGGGGCACTACCCCATCCAGAGCTACCTGGAACACCAGGGAACCAAGCTCCGGGCGCGCTTCGATGCCCGGTCCTACCTGGCGCTCCTGGGCGCCATGGATCACCATGATCTCTCGCGGTCCCCCGAGCCCAACACCCGGGGAACGTGGGGCGTGCCGCGCATCCAGGCGAGCGCGCTGTGCGTGGGCATCGAGGAGGACCAGCTCTTTCCCGCCCGGCACATGGAGGAGCTGACCCGGAGCCTGAGCGCACTGGGCTGCCACGCGGAGTACGCCGCGCTCTCCAGCCCCTACGGCCACGATGGCTTCCTCATCGAGTGGGAGCCGCTCGACGCGCTGCTGCGGCGCGCGCTCGCCCTGCCGCCGGGAGGCAGGACAGCGGCGGAGGTCGCCTCCGGGGAGGAGCCGCGCACGGAGGTGAGCCTGGTAGGAGACGAGGCAGCGGCTCTTCGCCCTGGCGTGGGAGCACCACCGGACCTGGCACTACATCGGCTCGAGCCTGCCCGTGCCGCGCACGCTCGCGGACCTGGTGCACACGGGAGATCGGGTGCGCCTCATTGA
- a CDS encoding DUF952 domain-containing protein encodes MNSPIYTLVRGADWRAARTMGAYHGSADDTRDGFLHLSTAEQVRESARKHRSGERDLWLVAVDPAALGAALRWEPASGGRRPGLFPHLYGPLPMSAVLSETSLPLGGNGQHVFPDEVP; translated from the coding sequence ATGAACTCCCCGATCTATACGCTCGTCCGCGGCGCCGACTGGCGAGCCGCCAGAACGATGGGTGCCTATCACGGCTCGGCCGATGACACGCGCGATGGCTTCCTGCACCTGTCCACGGCCGAGCAGGTGCGTGAGAGCGCACGCAAGCACCGCTCGGGGGAACGTGACCTGTGGCTGGTGGCCGTCGACCCGGCGGCACTGGGCGCCGCGCTGCGCTGGGAGCCCGCCTCGGGTGGCCGTCGCCCGGGACTATTCCCGCACCTGTATGGCCCACTGCCCATGTCGGCCGTGCTGTCGGAGACTTCGCTTCCACTGGGAGGGAACGGACAGCACGTCTTCCCCGACGAGGTGCCATGA
- a CDS encoding class I adenylate-forming enzyme family protein, with product MTDLMFPQTVLDRMRDDGDRIWFEHGSRRVTAAEILRTTRRVASGLRAAGVGPGSGLAVSASVTPETFAAMMAAWALGARIAGIRPGLTSGQLTHLLGDRVDALLIDPANNTAEMREAAGKLPVLCLGAAPDLPDVLAAADDGAPLRASGRPGDVARIIYTSGSTGNPKGGVQTYAAISQDWPAYPEYWSPAIREMASGMQRHLLFGTLNSQVALDYALVALLGGGMVVIPESMDLRPFFPTVIARHRITSSILSVPRLYQMLDSLRTDPVDVSSLRTLMVSGSPLNPQRYAESLRRLGPVVFQGYGQTEAGLLSMLTPREALASKGALESVGRLHHRVKLEVRGPNGSQMPPGEVGELFVQTPYQTSGYWADPQEAAEVFVNGWIRTRDLGYVDGDGYVHLAGRARDVIIVNANVYYAGPIERVLAEHPSVDQAYVVGKDDEQTGEAVHAFVVPRPGAQPDVGELRDWVVGRLGQACAPRTVTFITEVPVGPSGKPNKRALASR from the coding sequence ATGACCGACCTCATGTTTCCCCAAACCGTTCTCGATCGGATGCGTGACGACGGAGACCGGATCTGGTTCGAGCACGGAAGCCGACGGGTCACCGCGGCCGAGATCCTGCGCACGACCCGGCGCGTGGCCTCGGGCCTGCGGGCCGCCGGTGTGGGACCGGGCTCCGGTCTGGCCGTGTCCGCCAGCGTCACGCCGGAAACCTTCGCGGCGATGATGGCGGCCTGGGCGTTGGGCGCCCGCATCGCGGGTATCCGTCCAGGGTTGACGTCCGGGCAACTGACACACCTGCTCGGTGATCGTGTCGACGCTCTGCTCATCGATCCGGCGAACAACACCGCAGAGATGCGCGAGGCGGCTGGGAAGCTGCCGGTGCTGTGCCTCGGCGCGGCGCCGGATCTGCCGGATGTGTTGGCCGCGGCGGATGATGGAGCGCCCCTGCGGGCCTCGGGACGGCCGGGGGACGTCGCCCGGATCATCTATACCAGCGGCAGTACCGGCAATCCCAAGGGAGGCGTCCAGACGTACGCGGCGATCAGCCAGGATTGGCCGGCCTACCCCGAGTACTGGAGTCCCGCCATCCGCGAGATGGCCTCCGGGATGCAACGCCATCTGCTGTTTGGCACGCTGAACAGCCAGGTCGCGCTGGACTACGCGCTGGTGGCGCTACTCGGTGGGGGGATGGTGGTCATTCCGGAGAGCATGGACCTGCGGCCGTTCTTCCCGACCGTGATCGCCCGCCACCGCATCACCAGCAGCATCCTGAGCGTGCCGCGCCTCTACCAGATGCTCGACAGCCTGCGGACGGACCCGGTCGATGTCAGCAGCCTGCGCACGCTCATGGTCTCCGGCTCACCGTTGAACCCGCAGCGCTATGCCGAGTCCCTGCGGCGGCTCGGCCCGGTGGTCTTCCAGGGCTATGGCCAGACGGAGGCGGGCCTGCTGTCGATGTTGACGCCCCGCGAAGCCCTGGCGTCGAAGGGGGCCCTGGAGTCCGTGGGCCGCCTTCATCACAGGGTGAAGCTGGAGGTTCGCGGCCCCAACGGCTCCCAGATGCCGCCTGGAGAGGTGGGCGAGCTGTTCGTCCAGACGCCATACCAGACGTCCGGTTACTGGGCGGACCCGCAGGAGGCCGCCGAGGTGTTCGTCAATGGTTGGATTCGTACCCGCGACCTGGGCTACGTCGACGGTGACGGTTATGTGCACCTCGCGGGCCGGGCGCGAGATGTGATCATCGTCAACGCGAATGTCTATTACGCGGGCCCCATCGAGCGGGTGCTCGCCGAGCACCCCTCCGTGGATCAGGCCTACGTCGTCGGCAAGGACGACGAGCAGACCGGGGAGGCGGTACATGCCTTCGTGGTGCCGAGGCCGGGCGCGCAGCCGGACGTGGGTGAACTGCGGGACTGGGTGGTGGGTCGATTGGGGCAGGCCTGCGCGCCACGCACCGTGACCTTCATCACCGAGGTTCCCGTCGGGCCGAGTGGCAAGCCGAACAAGCGCGCGCTGGCCAGCCGCTGA
- a CDS encoding DUF1810 domain-containing protein, with translation MNDDPHDLARFVRAQDDGGTYDRALAELRRGRKTSHWMWFVFPQIAGLGRSSMAQRYAISSLDEARAYLAHPTLGPRLVECARVVADTSAPSAEAIFGGIDAQKLRSSMTLFLRADPSQPVFQRVLDAFFGGKADEATDRLL, from the coding sequence ATGAACGACGATCCCCACGACCTCGCCCGCTTCGTGCGAGCCCAGGATGACGGTGGCACCTACGACCGGGCTCTCGCGGAGCTGCGCCGCGGACGCAAGACCTCGCACTGGATGTGGTTCGTGTTCCCGCAGATCGCCGGCCTCGGCCGCAGCTCCATGGCCCAGCGGTATGCGATTTCGTCGCTCGACGAGGCGCGGGCGTACCTGGCGCATCCGACGCTGGGGCCGCGGCTCGTCGAGTGCGCGAGGGTTGTCGCCGACACGTCCGCGCCCTCCGCGGAGGCGATCTTCGGCGGCATCGACGCGCAGAAGCTCCGGTCCTCGATGACGCTGTTCCTGCGCGCCGACCCGTCACAGCCGGTGTTCCAGCGGGTCCTCGACGCGTTCTTCGGCGGGAAGGCAGATGAGGCGACGGACCGCCTGCTCTGA
- a CDS encoding C2 family cysteine protease — protein sequence MSDPYAQPQWGSAYSGENPYAQVQNHTLYGRGGPQPKHVRQGNLGDCHVLASLAGVASDPNAIQYMVQPQGSGSYQVNLHDPRTMQPVQVHVDSQLPTGMEPSFHTSQRQRVIWPHMVEKGYAKVHDASESAYRGQDTSTRQTRGYGDLEGGTGIHAMQSFTGRPADYVSIRGMPDQQLVNILSMANTRGVSVIAGSNYHGTEGMSSRVETAHAYTVTGTRTSSRGEIMVGLRNPHGGDQYPLVGTVNDTFELPLRKFKASFESVTYPVG from the coding sequence TTGAGCGACCCCTACGCCCAGCCCCAGTGGGGCTCCGCGTACTCGGGGGAGAATCCCTATGCGCAGGTCCAGAACCACACGCTGTATGGGCGTGGCGGTCCTCAGCCCAAGCATGTCAGACAGGGCAATCTCGGGGATTGCCACGTGCTGGCGTCACTGGCGGGCGTCGCCAGCGACCCCAACGCCATCCAGTACATGGTGCAGCCACAAGGATCCGGTTCGTACCAGGTCAATCTTCACGACCCCAGGACCATGCAGCCGGTGCAAGTGCATGTGGACAGCCAGCTCCCCACGGGAATGGAGCCCAGCTTCCACACGTCCCAGAGACAGCGGGTCATCTGGCCGCACATGGTTGAGAAGGGCTACGCCAAGGTTCACGACGCCAGCGAGTCCGCCTATCGGGGACAGGACACGAGTACTCGCCAGACCAGGGGGTACGGTGACCTGGAGGGAGGGACGGGCATCCACGCCATGCAGTCCTTCACGGGGCGGCCCGCGGATTATGTGTCCATCCGGGGTATGCCGGACCAGCAGCTCGTGAACATCCTCAGCATGGCCAACACGCGGGGCGTCTCGGTGATCGCCGGGTCCAACTACCATGGGACCGAAGGGATGAGTTCGAGAGTTGAAACCGCTCACGCCTACACCGTGACCGGCACTCGGACTTCCAGCCGCGGCGAGATCATGGTCGGCTTGCGCAATCCACACGGCGGGGACCAATACCCTCTCGTGGGCACCGTGAACGACACCTTCGAACTGCCGCTGCGTAAGTTCAAGGCCTCCTTCGAATCCGTGACCTATCCGGTAGGGTGA
- a CDS encoding potassium channel family protein, with protein MLVTPPRRRRLANDLRYLVALLRRFRPTVLMAVVLFGFMPLVYRWRHVGADGHGVSLGKALRHVYFLLYGQPSLDVDDTLLMVLDMVIPPVGIAVLVDGVVRFAYLFFARHRQDKEWFEVIAETMKGHVVVCGAGRVGYRVVSQLRALGRDVVVVEKREEAAFVAVLRDEQVPLLIDDIRSQQCLPRTNVKTAAAIVCATDDDLANLNIALDARKVNPNIRVVIRLFDDDLVAKVRDTFKAEALSSSSLAAPAMALAALDPRIIHSFRIGTHLMVVSVFEAREKLPGMTLSEVRDRFGGLTLSMRRHGGGEERLHPPGNTLIEPGDLLTLQAEYEDYRKLRDFTLEAEAPVFAPPRPESMS; from the coding sequence GTGTTGGTGACTCCCCCCCGCCGCCGCCGACTGGCCAATGACTTGCGCTACCTCGTGGCGCTGCTGCGCCGCTTCCGCCCCACGGTGCTCATGGCGGTGGTCCTCTTCGGCTTCATGCCGCTGGTGTACCGCTGGCGGCACGTGGGGGCGGATGGCCACGGGGTGAGCCTGGGCAAGGCGCTGCGCCACGTGTACTTCCTGCTCTACGGGCAGCCCTCGCTGGACGTGGATGACACCCTGTTGATGGTGCTCGACATGGTGATTCCCCCGGTGGGGATCGCCGTGCTGGTGGACGGCGTGGTGCGCTTCGCCTACCTCTTCTTCGCCAGGCACCGGCAGGACAAGGAGTGGTTCGAGGTGATCGCCGAGACGATGAAGGGCCACGTGGTGGTGTGCGGCGCGGGGCGCGTGGGCTACCGGGTGGTGTCGCAGCTCCGGGCGCTGGGCCGGGACGTGGTGGTGGTGGAGAAGCGCGAGGAGGCGGCCTTCGTGGCGGTGCTCCGCGACGAGCAGGTGCCGCTGCTCATCGACGACATCCGCAGCCAGCAGTGCCTGCCGCGCACCAACGTGAAGACGGCGGCGGCCATCGTCTGCGCCACGGATGATGACCTGGCCAACCTGAACATCGCGCTGGATGCCCGGAAGGTGAACCCGAACATCCGCGTGGTCATCCGGCTCTTCGATGACGACCTGGTGGCCAAGGTGCGCGACACCTTCAAGGCCGAGGCGCTGAGCAGCTCGTCGCTGGCGGCCCCCGCCATGGCGCTCGCGGCGTTGGATCCCCGCATCATCCACTCGTTCCGCATCGGCACGCACCTGATGGTGGTGTCCGTCTTCGAGGCGCGCGAGAAGCTGCCGGGCATGACGCTCTCCGAGGTGCGCGACCGCTTCGGTGGCCTGACCCTGTCCATGCGCCGGCACGGGGGAGGGGAGGAGCGGCTGCATCCCCCCGGAAACACCCTCATCGAGCCGGGAGACCTGCTGACGCTGCAGGCCGAGTACGAGGACTACCGCAAGCTGCGCGACTTCACCCTGGAGGCCGAGGCTCCGGTGTTCGCGCCCCCTCGCCCCGAGTCCATGTCCTGA